AGAGAGTATATTATTccagaaaagagagagaggggggtaTCATTGGTATTCGAGTAtgcattttcattttgttttttttaattaatcgCTCATGTATTGCTCACGAAGAAAGACTGACTGGCGGCCGTGTCCACGACAGCGTGGATATACGTTTATGTTGGTGAGCAAAATGGCTAGGAGGACAACTAGCCTTTATTGATGGGCCCAATGGGCCAAAGGTTTTAAACGCTGGTCTTCTTCCAGCCATCGGTTTAATTTGATCAGGTTAATGGAAAATTTTGAAGATATGTTCTAAGTTGGACGATATCATAAGGAAGCACAACTCAGTCCTCACATCTCTATCTAATCGCCTAGGAACTGACTCACCCAAGTAAGCAGCTAAGGTACCCCTCCACTTTCTGACGATGCGAGAAACACCCACCAGGATTTGTCTCGCAATTATACTGTAGCGGTTTTCCTTATTGTctttccgtaaaaaaaagttttccCACGATGCGCTGATGATGAGGTGGGTTTTCCTATCAGGATGAAACAATAGACCTCCAATGAGCTGGTCACTTTATTTTTGATCCCTGCCGTTCCCAAAGTTAGACCATACATATAGACATAGTAGACTCAAATTTTCTTCGGCTTCTATGTCAACTTCTATGTCAACGTATCTCGCGTTTTCTTTCTCTTATATGTCAATGTATAGATATATATAGTCTTCGATAGAATTGTAAATGGGAAATGAATACAATTGCCAATATTTTTGCTGGTTAGTACGGTGGCACACGTGCCTGATGAGCTTTTTTTAATGAAGATCGAAGAGCCTCTTAAGCTATATATGCGATGTGAGGAAGAATGAATTAATTACGCAAAACCACTATATTAAAGACACTTGTATCACATGACAACCGGTTTTGCTAATCTTATCATTGTAAGGGGCGTCAGAGAACGTTTCTGACCGGTGGGGTCCGCCCGTAAGGATAGCCGCGCTAAGGACAGTCAAACTAACGAATCCGCGCGAATGCCACGCCAGCTCCTGCCTCGCCCTGCCAATCCCGCATATCTTGCACACTCGCATCTCTTGACGGAGCGACGGACAGCTTGGGCTTCTCAAGTGTTCGGTGGCGGCTCCTGTGAACTCAAGCCCGTCGTCAATTTCAGGATTTGATGACTGTTCAAAGTCTGAAACCCCAAATTTCAGTGCGTGACCTGATTTCTTGCCAGGTTGGACGAAATTGATTGAAATTGGGATGAAATTGAGACGGAATTCCGCGGTCTTCTTGCTGATCTGCCTCACGCGCTCTGCGTGGACTGCTGATCTGGTGAGCCCCTCTTCCTATCCATCGTTCTTGTGCGCAAATCGTGCCCCATAGTGCTCTGCTCCTGCCTAGCGCCGCACAAGCCCGTCGCCAGCAAGTTCCGGCGACGAGTTTTCCCGCTCTGCGGGTGGACGCCGAGCCAGCTCGGCTCGCgagttcgccgccgccggctcggcCCAAACACCTGACGAGCCGTTTTTGCCGGCTCGGTCCGtcgatcagcagcagcagcagcactagCAGTAATCAGCGATTCAGCAGTAGCAACAGCAACAGTAATAATCGATTCAGCGGTAACAGGACAGTACATGAGTGTGGCTGGCCTAACAGGACGCAGCCAACACAACCAGGACGCTGCGCTGATGCTGCGCACATAAGGCCAGCAAAGCGATCTCACAGTTTACGTTAAAAAAGCGATGAATCTGGTTTAGTTAACGAACTAACGGAACTCTCCATTTGTCCGTTCCGTACCCACGTTAGAAGATCGATTCTTATCCCGGCATCGTTGGCTGTTCGGGGCGCAAAGGGTTAGAGCCGCAGCAAGCTAGAGGTGTCATTCTACCCATCCGGCTACGGCAGCAGCCCTCTTGCTGCCCTCGTACGCGACGATCGGGTATCAGCCATTCTGACATCCACATCAGACGACATTGACCGTCATACTTTTTGCGTGTGTTTTCTCCTAATTGGCTAATTCCAATTACAATTATTAGTTTGTCGTCTCGCTGATTTCAATTCTAGAGAACCCAATCGCGATTCATATATTGCCAGACATATATCTCTCTGCTTAAGGATTTTCTCcctcttgtttcttttttgcttcGGCCATCGTAATTGTCGGCTCCGGCCTTTCTTCTTAATACAAATAGGCGCCCTTTTGGTGTGGTTTCCTTAAAAAATAAAGTAATTAAGGGTCCGAAGTTTTAGTTTTGCCCTGCGGACAACCAGCAAAAGAAGctagagaaaagaaatacCCTGTCTCCAAGGATAGCCTCACTGCTCAGCTTACGGCAGATCGCATCGCAATGCCCCCACCGGACCGTCGCCTCAGAGGGCGACTGCGCTCTCACTCCACATCAGGGATCTGCTGCTCATGGGGACAATTGAGCAACAAGACAACAGATGTGGACGAAGTGGTGGTCCTAGGAGTGGGCAACTTAACCAGATGAACCTGAATCCATCCAAGTAGAAACCATGAAAATATCTTCCCACCCTGTAGCTTGGACTAAGATGGACAACTACTCTGTGCTCTGCATAAGCTTAGCAAAGTTATAGTTATCATGTTCCCCATGTCTCCCAGTCCTATCTCTACCTGAGTTTTGGCACTCCAGATGCACAAAATCGACAACAATGGTCTCTTCTCGTGTGGACTTGTAACTACGATGTTTTGGCTTTCTTCTGACTTGGACTTTTGAATATGATGTTATAGATTCCATGCTGCTAGGCTCCTTTCTATATAGTGTGAGCGAAATAAGAGGCGTCTTGAGAGGTCTATGCAACTTTATAGTAGAAAATGCATTGATGAGGAGAAACTTAATTAAATAAAAGAGAACAACTGCACAATTTAATTCCTGTTCCATTTTCTCGTCATTAGTTAGCAGGTTATATGGGCACGTGGCCTCACTAGTCCAAAATACAGCAACAAGGACGGGTGGAAATCGCTATCATATCACTGGCGTTGGTTTCAGCACCCACCATTGATGCTTTTTcaccaaaataaaaagaaattgCCACAGCTCCACTGAAGGCCGGCCCTAACCAAACCCACCGCGAAGCCACTGCGTCGGCGGCGGATCGTCCCAGAAAAGGGTCGTCGTCCTTGGCGTCAGCGGCTGGAGGAGATAGGCGCAGGAGGCTGCGCCCTTCCGAAGCCGACGCGGCGGTCATGTGGCTAATCCTCGCCGAACCGTTTAAGCTGAGTATTTAGTGCGTctttatataatttttttgtgcTAGTGCGCATTAATTCTAATTTAATAGTGGCACTCGGATTTAATAAAGTAGATGCGCaagttgttgcggaaattttagTTAACACaaagagtattcaaaattgaaaaatataatgaaattgtacATTTTTCATTTAGTGGGGATAACTTGatggaagtaacatgcatgcatgtgcaaaatatgaattttgcactaaataggtgtgaacaaattaattatatgATAATGTGACATGCTtgcattttttagaaaaatctagCAGTGGTTGCTTCTACTTATGTATATAAAAGGTACATACTAGTATCTAATTTTGTCTGTCTCAAACAAAAGATTCCCGGTATTGCAGGTTGACAGAGGATGCTTGCACTAAAAGATACTTAATTGACACTTGACAGACGAAATTGGCACATACAGGTAATTAATAGTTGAGGGCCGGGACTGGAAAAACATTTATCTCTATTGCAATACTGCAGATCGAGTTTGATCTACACGGTTACATCCTCAAAGGCtcaaacacatgcatgtgtccaCATCGATCTAGATGATCTATGCTATCTATAATGTCATTTGAGATAATTAAACTCACGGATCGATGAATGAAAATGAATGGCAAAGTTTAGAACTGAATGTTTGACCGTTAGACAGTTTTGGGCTTCCAGTCAGCCGGGATGACGTGAGGGGCGACGAGCACCTTGCCGGACTCGCTGGTGAGGCGGATGGAGAATGGGCCCTGGAGCGGCGTGTGATAGTCCACGTCCATCCTCCAGATGGCGCCCCACGACTCCCTCATCGGCTTCCACTCCGGCCAGCCCTCCTGCTTCAGGTCCATCTGCACGATGTCACCGTCTCCCGCGACGAACTTCACCAACACCGCCAGGTATTCCGGGTTGGACCCTTCCTCGACGTGGAACGCGATCTTCATCTTCGGCGCGAGCTTGCAGCGCACCCTCCTGAACCGGAGGTCGATAATGCCGTAGCGCCGCAGCTCGCTCTCCCTCCCCGGCATCGCCAGGGCCCCGAAGGCCGTGCCGGAGAGGTCAAAGTGGTACGGGGCGAACTGGTAGTAGTTCATGTCCGTGATGAACACGACCACCGGCTTCTTCGAGCACACCTTGTTACCACACTTGATCTGCATGCAAATAACATTTATTTCGATATATGTCAACAAAGGTACACGTGCAAATTAActtcttttattattattgCATGATGAAATGAAAACCTTGAAGCAGGAGCCGCAGCCCTTGCCGTCCTTGAAGATGGGGAGGTTGCCGCAAGAGGTCAAGCTGTTGTAGGGAGGCAGGTTCGTCTCCTTGATCCCACACGAACCACCTGCAGGATATAtagcacatttttttttctttttttttgacgaacaTGGCAGGTGTTCTGCCTTTTTTCAttatagaagaagaaacattACAAGACCGAAGTCAaggaacagaaaagaaaaaaaattccgatactctgtgtgtgtgtgtgtgtggggtgggggggggggggagggggcggGCAGTTTGGCTGTACAGAAAAACGAAAAAACACACTCCCTATGACGCCCATGCACCGTCAAGCATCTTAATATCATCTCTAATGAGATCTGCCAAGACCACAGGATCAACAGATTTAAACTGAAAGATGCGGTGACTTCTTTCCTTCCATGTATGCCAAGCAATATATGCCCCAAGAACATCATTTCTTTATATACAACATTTTCAAAAGCACAATCGTTGACTGATATAATGATATCCTCAATATAGTACTAtctccgttacataattcttgtcgaaatcttacatatatctaaacactttttaggaatagatatatctatttttgggagacaagaattatgaaacggagaacCAGGTAGATTACCGTTGTCAGGGGGGCCGGCGCCTGTGGGGCTGCCATACCAAGTGGCCTTGGCGTGGAGCCAATGGCCGTCGTAGCTGGTCGTGATGTTGGGGCCGGGCGGCACCACCACAAAACACGAGGCGCCGGCCAGGAGCGCCGCCAAGActgcgacgacggcgacgatgcCCGAGAAGGATCCCATCGTGCTGAATGAATTTGTGCTAAATTGAATTGGTCAATTGGAGAGGGCAGACGAGgttccgtcaaaaaaaaaatggagagGGCGGTGGGCTGTGGCAAACAAAGGTACGGCCGGAAGTGAGGTACTTGTAGGCGCTGGCGAGtgtttgattttattttttttaactaagGGCTGTTTAATTTGGCTGATGGTTTCCATTTATGTTGTGCCTGCGGTCGGAGTATATGGTAACCTGAGATCGAAATCTCTGCTGAATAATGTTTGCCATCTTTTGCTTCGATTCTGGAAATTTTGCATTAACTTTTAGCCAGCGAAATCTTTGCCCATTAGTCTGCTGGGTTGATTTCCACTTTGGGCCTTGGAGGCCAGTATCTTGTTTTACTCTGCAGTAATATTTGGGCCAGTATCTTTAAACCTATGGTACGGGCCCCTAGACAGCTCGAGCCTTGGGCTGTCCCCCTTGTTGCCTAGCCCATGGTCGACCCTGCTTCCAGAATTAACATGCACGAACTAAGAACACATTCGTGTACAAAAAATGACTACACCGTTCTGTGAGTGGCTTTTAACCCACATGCCCCCCAGGACGAACTAAGAACACATTCGTGTACAAAAAAGGACTACACCGTTCTGTGAGTGGCTTTTAACCCACGTACTCCGTATCACGCAACTGTTACGACACATCATATGTGACGGAGGCGGTAGACACATGCGTATCCAGACAAACTTACTACAGGCCAGTTCTTTAAGGCTTCCTGGGCTGATTTCTCCGAGAAGTtgcctcctccagcttcctAGAGAAACCACCACCTAGATTTGATTAGGCTACTAAACTAGTTTGAACTAAACTTTTTTAGAAGTGCAGCTAAATCTGTGATGCGGCTTCTCTAGAAAGTTAGATGAGGGCAGTTTCTAGGAGAACGTAGCCTACACTTACTATaagacagagggagtagatacaGTCTTTTGCAGCCCATATGTACTTGTAAAGCAGCTGACTACGTGTATTATACATATTAACATTTTTTCTGAAATGAAGCCATGAATATCCCCGAATTCGTAAATGAGACAAAATTAAGGTAGGATGGCCACCCTACTGGGTCCTTATAGACTATTTTCTTTcggagtaaaatacacccaAGGTCCTACAATTATTGAGCAGGTGTCAATTTAGTCCTGATATTATGAAAAGTGCACATTCGGGTCTAATTTTGTGTTATGTTGGTCATGAGTGGTTCTAAGCAGGTTCCAGCGGGTTTGACCGCCCACATGGCGCGCTGACTAGCTATACATGCGCACATGAGAAAACCGAAAAATAGAGAAGAATTGACCAAAAACGGAAGAGAATAATTTTGGTTAATTGCATTTCTTTGTCTTAGAAAGTTGACCAAAGTTGTATATTATTAAATTATATTTGAAGGCGGATCTAGTGGTACTTGTTTGATGTCATAAATGTTTCTACGTTTTCTTTGAaagttgatcaaattttaaaaatttatGACAAAAACAAATGTACACTTATTCACGGATAGAGAGAGTATGCTTTAATTTCAGAGGGCCAAAAGTTGAAGGTGGCAGCCAGCACATAGCTGGAGCGGTCAATTAATCGAAATCAaacctcctccaccaccttAGCTAAATTTCCCTTATTGTTGCGCTAATTTACTTTTTTCGATGTCAACACGGTTCTTTCTTTGATCCTCAAACGTATATAATGCCCGAATGACGTGTGGAGGCTGCGAACTGCGCGCACGCATATCATGCATGTCTCCTTTTCTCTTCATCACGAAAGCAGTGTGAAGGTGGCAGGACACGTCACAGCCTCTCTAACTTCCTTGAAATCTCACCTAACTTCCTTGAAATCTCACCGAAGACACCAAGATATGTCTTCTTTTCTCATCGTACACTTGTTATCGTCGATAGTCGGCATAGCTCACTTTGACATGTATTCTAATATGGAGCAAACAAGAGGAGCATAGATAGCAAGTGTATGTTCTTGAGACCCGAGTTCCAGCAATAGCACACAAGGTAGATATATATAGGAAGGAAGCTAGCAAGCATGCGTGGAATGTTTTGCTCTTCTAGCCTCCTGTCCAGTGTAATTGGCAAAAATAGCCCCCACTCAAATTAAATGTCAAAAATGACTTGACGCAAATGCTGCCATCCCACGTATAGGGGCCACTATGACTTCTACTCTGTGTCAGGTCTCTTACGCCACCCAGTTTGATAAAGGGGCTTTCCCCCGATACCATAGGCAGGAAGGTCTTGTTGCGCACTCATTTGGCCGAATGCAGGAGGTGGTGCTTTTTGGCCTTTCCGTCATGGCACTTTGGCTATTTTTGTCAATTTGGTTTCGAGCAAAAAAATCCGCATACGTGTTCTGGCAGAAGGAAACGATCTCTTTAATGAGATAAAGAAATTACCTCACGTCGCACATCACGGCCTTtgagggcggcggcagcgcgcggggcgaggaggagcggtGGAATGTTGGTTGTGAGCCGGGAAAAAACGCTTCGGGTTCTTTTAAGCGTTCGTGGGATCCGGGTGGGGTAATGTACGGACGGACACCCGTATCATCGCAACTGTAATTTAATAgatactccatccgtctcataattcttgtcgttattttagtatagatttgaactaaaacagtgacaagaattatggccAAGGGGGAGGACTTAGTAAAGATTCTTAGAGCATTCTGAACAATGTCATCACTTCTGCCTTAGGTCCACGTCCACATCCGCCACTTTGTTTTGATCTAattaaaaacttcaaaaacaaatatatttttattaggACCCAGCTCTGTCATATTCGCGACTACTTCTTTGCctccaacttttttttggtaaCAACAAGGTACTATGCTTTTTCCTATTTGCTCTCCTCCACATAAACAAGAATGTGATAAGTAGCGTTAATAAACGGTTAAATCTACAGCTGTTTGAGATACTTTTAGCCTCAATTTGGTTAGCTGAATTATACTATGTTGAACTGTGTTGTGCTAAACATATTTTATAGTATGCTGTGAAAAAATATACACGTAAAAggaaaaagttggttagccaaataGAAACGCACAGACAAAAGCTGCATGAAAAATGCTAGATTATCATAATCCGTCTTTCTTTAAGCTAATATCATAATCCGTCTTCATGCCAAACTCAGCCTTAGCCAACGAGACAGTCGACATGGAGTTCAGGAGAATGGCAGTCCATAAATACTGACG
The Brachypodium distachyon strain Bd21 chromosome 2, Brachypodium_distachyon_v3.0, whole genome shotgun sequence genome window above contains:
- the LOC100838177 gene encoding expansin-B9: MGSFSGIVAVVAVLAALLAGASCFVVVPPGPNITTSYDGHWLHAKATWYGSPTGAGPPDNGGSCGIKETNLPPYNSLTSCGNLPIFKDGKGCGSCFKIKCGNKVCSKKPVVVFITDMNYYQFAPYHFDLSGTAFGALAMPGRESELRRYGIIDLRFRRVRCKLAPKMKIAFHVEEGSNPEYLAVLVKFVAGDGDIVQMDLKQEGWPEWKPMRESWGAIWRMDVDYHTPLQGPFSIRLTSESGKVLVAPHVIPADWKPKTV